The sequence AATAAAAGTTTGAAAGCGGCTAATTTCAATCAGAAACTCTTCGTCTTCGTCTACACCTTCGCAATAATCTTTAGCATCAATAAAACAGGTGGGAAACTCTTCTAAACTATAGGGTTTGATTGCTTCGGCTAAACTTTGACGATAGTTAGCTATTTTTTGTGCTTCTTCACCAGCTTCATCAGACATTTTATTGATGACAAGCATCATTTTCCACCGATAACCTTTTTCATAAGCTAGTTTTTTAAAGTTTTCTACTGTCACTGAATCAAAAAGCATATAGGTGAGACAGAAAACCAGTAAATCAGCTTTATTAATAGCTTCATAAGTTATTTCATCGTGGTCTTTTCTGTCTGTAAATAGTCCCGGTGTATCGATAATATTAATCCCATTCCAGTCATAATTAGCAGTTTTATCGGTAGCAATATCGGAATCAATACGAATATCGCGTTTTCCGGTGAGAGCAGAAATTGTGGTAGATTTACCAGCATTATATTGACCGATAAAAGCAACTGTAAGAATTCCTTTCTCTTTATGTTCTTTTAATTGTTCTTTCAGTTTTTGACGAATAGTTGTAAGTTCGGGATGATTCGCTTGAGCTAGTAATTCATCAAATTTTATGCAAGTTTTTTTGAATTTAGCTCCTACAGCAGCAGCGTCAAAGGAAGTTTTATTTTGATTCATTTTGGTTAACTCCTGTTTGTCAAAGATTTAGTTAAATAAGTGTCGTTGGACAAATAGATGATGAAATAACGCCTGAAACTATTAATAATTTCTTCGCAACATAACTAAATAAATAGACAATTTAGTAACGCCACAAAGATTTATATCTTTTATCGATGCTAACTATATTTGTTTCTTTTATGGGTTTTAAATCAATAGGATTTATCGAAACATCCTCTTGCAAAACTAGCTTAATTTCTTCTGGAGATTTATTTAAATTAATCTCAGATTTGGTCTGAATGCTCATAGTTTTCCCAAAATCACGTTTTACTTTAGCAATAGTTTTAATAATGGAACTATCATTTAATGGTTCATATTTACCGAGACACCAATCAATGATTCGTTTAGCATAAGCGCGATTAAGATAATTAGCATTGTTATCGAGTTTTGTTTTTGCTGTATTAAGCTCTTTTGTAATTCCTTTTAATCCTGTAATTAACTCCTCAAAGTAATTGTTGATACTATTTGCAACGCTATTAGAATATTTTGTAAATTCTTGTTCAGCCTGTTGAAGAGTTTCATATTTGTAATCATCAAGTTGACTTCTTAAGGAATCCTCAATTATTTGAGCCGCTTCTCTTTGCTTCTCCTCTTTCGATTTCAAGAAATTAGCAATCAAGCCAATAACTCCACCTACAATTCCAACAGCAATACCAATAGGATTAAAGAAAAATAAAACAGCACCTGCTAAACCAATAATACTTCCACTAATTCGTAAGAAATTTTTAAGACTAATAGAATCTTGCTGATTAAATTTAAAATTACCACCTGTTAATTGAAAAAGTAACTGTAATTCATTTCCAACTTCCTCAAGTATTTCTTGAATTTCTGTCTTAATTTTTTCGCTACTTGCTTGGGGAACATTTTTAAGACGCTCCTCAAACTTGAGAGATTTAACTTTTTTCTGCCAATTTTTATTTAATTTATTCTTATCAGAATCCCAATTATCTCGTGAAAATTGAGGAATTGCATTGGAAGCTTCTTGAAAAATAGCCTGAATTTCTGAAACTAAATAATCACGATTATGATTTGCTGCTTTGTCAATATCTTTCTTAACAGTTTTCTGCTTGTTTTTAAGAGTTTCTATCAACTGTTGATAGATTTGTATTTGCTGCGTTACCCATTTATCTGGTTTCTCAATTGTACCTACAGTTGAACCAAGTAGAGTTTGAGAGCGTCTAATAGTTCCATTTTCAACTAAAGACACTCGAATTGAATCTAGAAAATCTTGCATTCGGCTAGCTTTAAACAGCTTTTCTTTATTCTGCTGATGCTCTTCTTCGCGAGAAAGTTGAGCGGCAAGCAGCATTACTGGAATAATATCAAAGTAATCATTACCGTAATATTGTTTTGCATAACGCCGAATGCGTTCAATATGTCCAGATAAATCATTTTTACCTGTTTTATTAAATGGTTTATCTGGGTTTTAAAAAAAATACTCTAAACGTCGAGTGTCGCGTAAATTCTTCTTGACATTGAGTAAAATAATTAGCGGTTTTGCTTTCTCTTTTAATATTTTTAAAAATTCAAATTCAGTTTCTTGTACGCTATCGTTTGTTAAGAGATAACAAATAACATCAGATTCTTCGATAACAGTTTGAGCTATTTCTTCGTCAGTTTTACCACCAGGGGCACCAATACCGGGAGTATCAATAATCCGAATATTTTTCCACTCATAAACTCGATTAAGACGAGTAGTACGCTGTTTACCTACACCTATCGCATCCCAGCCACCACCTGTAACAATAGCGTGGAGAGTACTTTTTCCAGCCTTGGTTTTACCTATGAAAGCAATACTAAAATGATTGAGAGCGCGTTGTTTTGCTGCAAGTGACTCCCTTACGCTTTCAATTTCTTTTTTTATTCCTACCGTAAGAGATTGTCTTGTATTTTCAAGTTGATTTGCTACTTCAGTGGCTGTTTCGGCTTTATTTTTTGATTTATTTCTACAATTGACTATTTCTAATTGTTGTTGAATACCTTTTTCTAAATATTGCAGAGCTAAATCAGTTTTTTCAAGAATAGGAAGTGCAAACTGATAATCTTCAGCAGCAACATTAGCACACAATTGAATAGCATCATCATATTCGTCACCGAAAACGGGTTCCAGTTGTTTTGTTTCCTCTTTATCACCAATTTGAAATGTACTAGAACTTTCTGCTTCTTCAATAAGCCGCTCAATTTTTTGTTTGTTCCAAATATCTGCGACTAAATCAACTATTTTACGCTCCAATAGTGAAATGGAACCGCCAATTTTGGCAATAGCAAGCATTTGTCGCATTGCTTCATTTTGCTCCCTAGGGGGAATTTTACTTGCTACATCCTCTACTGTTAGTGAGTTTTCGTCTTGAGCAAGAATTTTCTCCATTTCTTCTATAGTGCGTTTTCCCATGCTGCTCTGTTGTGCTAATTCATGCAGAGCTTGAGCTTCTTTGTTATGTATTTGTCCATCTGCACAGACTATGTGGGGAAGGAGTAAAAACGAATAATTTATGATTTCGTCAGCGTTTGAACTTTCTTGAGTCATATGTATTCTTTATTGAATGTTGAATTGAAACAAAACTATAGATAATGAGTTAACTTGAATTTTTCCTACTTTCTAGATGTGAGGTTTATCTTCCCATCTGCTATTTTTATAATTTATAATTATTCTTTTGTCTCACCAGCAATACCTATGAAGATATTAAAATGAATGATTTTCCTATATAGCCCTTTTCGGTTGAGCGTAATACACTCGGCAAACCTCACCCCGCCTCCGGCACCCCTCTCCTTGTCAAGGAGAGGGGAAGGGGGTAGTTTCGTGTATTTCATCCAACTGAAAACCACTATATTTTTAGGATTCCCGATATTAAAGCAGCACGAACATAATTTATATTTTTTGTTAAAATTACGGAAAGGTTATCAATCATTTTTTAGTAATTTCCGAAATATACGAAAATATATTTAAGTATTTAAGTAGATAATAAAAAATACCTCATTCCCGCAAGGAAAGAGGCTTAATCTTCCCCACTTCCCTATTTCAGGAAGGGGGTTAAGTATTCGCTTAATTTATAAATTCCTAAAATTCAGTACCTAAAATTAATCAGCTTTTGCAGCTTGTTTTTCTGCTGCATTTAACCTTTTCTGATATTGTCCTATTTTTTGTTCTGCTACTATAAAGTTAGGGCTTTCTGGTGGTACGGTTTGCATTAATATCATTGCTGCTTTCCACTT comes from Rivularia sp. PCC 7116 and encodes:
- a CDS encoding GTPase; translated protein: MTQESSNADEIINYSFLLLPHIVCADGQIHNKEAQALHELAQQSSMGKRTIEEMEKILAQDENSLTVEDVASKIPPREQNEAMRQMLAIAKIGGSISLLERKIVDLVADIWNKQKIERLIEEAESSSTFQIGDKEETKQLEPVFGDEYDDAIQLCANVAAEDYQFALPILEKTDLALQYLEKGIQQQLEIVNCRNKSKNKAETATEVANQLENTRQSLTVGIKKEIESVRESLAAKQRALNHFSIAFIGKTKAGKSTLHAIVTGGGWDAIGVGKQRTTRLNRVYEWKNIRIIDTPGIGAPGGKTDEEIAQTVIEESDVICYLLTNDSVQETEFEFLKILKEKAKPLIILLNVKKNLRDTRRLEYFF